From the Lathyrus oleraceus cultivar Zhongwan6 chromosome 3, CAAS_Psat_ZW6_1.0, whole genome shotgun sequence genome, the window TGAGTTAAATTTTAAGAACGAAAATAATTTAACAAATGAGAGAATGAATGAAACAGGACATGGCCGGGCTTATCAATAAAATAAACCGATCCTCCATTTCTCCGCTGCCAATTGTTTATTCTTCCACACTGTAAGTAACTATTCAAACCATTCCGTTTCACACCTCCGTCATGGTTTTTTTTAATGTATGATTTTGCTCAACAATTTAGatattttatgaaaattttaCTTATAAGTTCATAATTTATATACCCCTTTCTTATCCTTTTTGTATTTAATCATAATGATATATCTGATAGATGACGCTTTTTAAACAGGAAACAAATTATCAAGAGCATGCTGAGGAAAAATCCAGAACATAGACCAACAGTAAGTTCAACGATCTTGTTTTGCACGATTAATTTGGACGAAACTATTGATTCTAACGTTGCTTCTCTTTGTTGACAGGCTGCGGAATTGTTAAGACATCCACATTTACAACCATATGTTCTTCGGTGTCATAATGCATCATCTAATGTTCTTCCGGTATATCCCATAGTTAACTCAAAGGATAAAACAAAAAGATCTCCCAAAGCTAGTGGCGGCAAGGGCCATAACGACAGAGAAATGGGATTCGTAAATCGTTTGGAACGGGTTCATCCAATTGAGGGAAATGTCGATGTACATACAAGCTATCGTCCTAACAATGCCGAGGTAACAATCTCAACGAGCACAGAATACAACCCCGAGACCAAGATGATTGATCATACGATTACGGGCTACATAGTTGAATCTTCTACTAGTATTAGCGGCTCGAAAGATGGATCAACAACTTCCGAATCAACTACTTGCAGTGTGTGCAAGGAGGACTATAAAATTAGACCGGCGAGGGAAATATCTAACAACGGATTCGCCTCAAAGAGCATAGACGATTCTCTGCATGAGAAAGAACACAGATTTGCTGTAGCGACTACCAAAGTCGAAGATAAGTTCTCGAGCAAAGGCTTTGATAATCTTAAAGCACAGAGAGAAGATGCCAAACTTGATGACCTGAGGAAATCAACTACTTCCAGTGCGAGCAATAGCAGCACGGACAAAAATAATTCCGTTAACGATGAAGCTTCATCGCTAATTATCCATCCTCTCAGGGTTGAACATGACAGTACCGAATCCAGAGACTACTCAAAGAAAAATGAAAACCATGATTCTCTTACCGAAAAAGTCTTACATACGAACTGCTTGTCGTCAGAGAGTAACGATCATAGCAATATACTTGCAGTAAAGGAGGATGGCATCGAAAAACTTCACATTATTTGCTCCACACAGAAACAAGATGATA encodes:
- the LOC127126278 gene encoding serine/threonine-protein kinase Nek6, translating into MEIENSEMKSKKMEEYEVIEQIGRGAFGSAFLVLHKFEKKRYVLKKIRLAKQGEKFKRTAHQEMNLIAKLNNPYIVDYKDAWVEKEDHVCIITGYCEGGDMAESIKKARGSFFPEEKVCKWLTQLLIAVDYLHSNRVIHRDLKCSNIFLTKDNNIRLGDFGLAKRLNGEDLTSSVVGTPNYMCPELLADIPYGYKSDIWSLGCCMFEIAAHQSAFRAPDMAGLINKINRSSISPLPIVYSSTLKQIIKSMLRKNPEHRPTAAELLRHPHLQPYVLRCHNASSNVLPVYPIVNSKDKTKRSPKASGGKGHNDREMGFVNRLERVHPIEGNVDVHTSYRPNNAEVTISTSTEYNPETKMIDHTITGYIVESSTSISGSKDGSTTSESTTCSVCKEDYKIRPAREISNNGFASKSIDDSLHEKEHRFAVATTKVEDKFSSKGFDNLKAQREDAKLDDLRKSTTSSASNSSTDKNNSVNDEASSLIIHPLRVEHDSTESRDYSKKNENHDSLTEKVLHTNCLSSESNDHSNILAVKEDGIEKLHIICSTQKQDDNVTTNGGDDGDKAIEDASLDSPCQERADALESLLELCAQLLKQDKLEELAGVLRPFGKEAVSSRETAIWLTKSLISAQKFNPEN